From Xiphophorus hellerii strain 12219 chromosome 20, Xiphophorus_hellerii-4.1, whole genome shotgun sequence, the proteins below share one genomic window:
- the znf740a gene encoding gastrula zinc finger protein XlCGF57.1 isoform X21: MSHLPSSSVRDHMKWAGLLGCEAVLSSMALMQASTMAAPPKKMMAPLGHAPPQRDGPDRAPQSHMILPSGMSCPPLLIRKEGEFQAPRLLDEKDMRTNEDMQQKKKNRKSVTPCKVREQEGRGGKGAGGDENGPASKVQKNFICDHCYGAFRSGYHLKRHILIHTGEKPYACAVCDMRFIQRYHLERHSLIHTGVKPFACSMCDMRFFQRYHLERHRLTHTGVKPYACSMCDMRFFQRYHLARHTLTHTGVKPYACSMCDMRFFQRYHLARHTLTHTGVKPYACTMCDMRFIQRYQLERHSLTHTGVKPYACTMCDKRFFQRYHLARHSLTHMGVKPFACTMCDMKFFQRYHLARHSLTHTGVKPYACTMCDKRFFQRYHLARHSLTHMGVKPFACTMCDMRFVQRYHLARHSLTHTGVKPYACTMCDKRFFQRYHLARHSLTHMGVKPFACTICDMRFVQRYHLARHSLTHTGVKPFACSMCDMRFIQRNHLERHSLTHTGEKPFACDMCDMRFIQRYHLERHKRVHSGEKPYQCERCQQNFSRTDRLLRHRRLCQGRSVAKVENQPCCEPRPYQQEPPPAPPTWSPLHPPPGRLAV; encoded by the exons ATGTCACATCTGCCCAGCAGCTCAGTCCGCGACCATATGAAATGG GCGGGGCTGCTTGGCTGCGAAGCTGTCCTGTCCAGCATGGCCCTGATGCAGGCCAGTACAATGGCGGCTCCTCCTAAAAAAATGATGGCTCCGCTCGGCCATGCACCTCCTCAGAGAGACGGACCCGACCGTGCTCCCCAGAGCCACATGATCCTCCCTTCTGGAATGAGCTGTCCACCCCTG CTTATCAGGAAGGAAGGTGAATTCCAAGCTCCCCGCTTGCTGGATGAGAAGGACATGAGGACCAACGAAGacatgcagcagaaaaaaaagaacaggaaaTCAGTGACGCCCTGTAAAGTGAGAGAACAAGAAGGAAGGGGAGGGAAG GGCGCAGGTGGAGATGAGAATGGTCCGGCCTCCAAAGTgcagaaaaattttatttgtgatcATTGTTACGGAGCATTTAGAAGTGGATATCACCTAAAGAGACATATCCTCATTCATACAG GGGAGAAGCCGTATGCTTGTGCCGTTTGTGACATGAGGTTTATTCAGCGTTACCACCTGGAGAGACACAGCCTCATTCACACGG gggtgaaGCCGTTTGCTTGTTCCATGTGTGACATGAGGTTTTTCCAGCGTTACCACCTGGAGAGACACAGACTCACTCATACGG GGGTGAAGCCGTACGCTTGCTCCATGTGCGACATGAGGTTCTTCCAACGTTACCATCTGGCAagacacaccctcacacacactg GAGTGAAGCCATATGCTTGCTCCATGTGTGACATGAGATTTTTCCAGAGATACCACCTGGCAAGACACACTCTCACTCACACGG gGGTGAAGCCATATGCTTGTACCATGTGTGACATGAGATTTATTCAACGTTACCAGCTGGAGAGACACAGCCTCACTCATACAG GGGTGAAGCCGTACGCTTGCACCATGTGTGACAAGAGGTTTTTTCAGCGCTACCACCTGGCGAGACACAGCCTCACTCATATGG GTGTGAAACCTTTTGCTTGCACCATGTGTGACATGAAGTTTTTTCAACGTTACCACCTGGCGAGACACAGCCTCACTCATACGG GTGTGAAACCTTATGCTTGCACCATGTGTGACAAGAGGTTTTTTCAACGCTACCACCTGGCGAGACACAGCCTCACTCATATGG GTGTGAAACCTTTTGCTTGTACCATGTGTGACATGAGGTTTGTCCAGCGTTACCACCTGGCAAGACACAGCCTCACTCATACTG GTGTGAAACCTTATGCTTGCACCATGTGTGACAAGAGGTTTTTTCAACGCTACCACCTGGCGAGACACAGCCTCACTCATATGG GTGTGAAACCTTTTGCTTGCACCATTTGTGACATGAGGTTTGTTCAGCGTTACCACCTGGCGAGACACAGCCTCACTCATACTG gggtgaaGCCGTTTGCTTGTTCCATGTGTGACATGAGGTTTATTCAGCGTAACCACCTGGAGAGACACAGCCTCACTCATACGG GAGAGAAGCCATTTGCATGTGACATGTGTGATATGAGGTTTATTCAGCGCTACCACCTTGAGAGACACAAGCGCGTTCACAGTGGGGAGAAGCCTTATCAATGCGAAAGATGCCAGCAG AACTTTTCACGCACAGACCGTCTGCTGCGACATCGGCGGTTGTGCCAGGGCCGCAGCGTAGCCAAAGTAGAGAACCAGCCATGCTGCGAACCACGCCCGTACCAGCAGGAGCCCCCGCCTGCGCCGCCAACCTGGAGCCCCCTGCACCCACCTCCGGGACGGCTGGCTGTCTGA
- the znf740a gene encoding gastrula zinc finger protein XlCGF57.1 isoform X7, with product MSHLPSSSVRDHMKWAGLLGCEAVLSSMALMQASTMAAPPKKMMAPLGHAPPQRDGPDRAPQSHMILPSGMSCPPLLIRKEGEFQAPRLLDEKDMRTNEDMQQKKKNRKSVTPCKVREQEGRGGKGAGGDENGPASKVQKNFICDHCYGAFRSGYHLKRHILIHTGEKPYACAVCDMRFIQRYHLERHSLIHTGVKPFACSMCDMRFFQRYHLERHRLTHTGVKPYACSMCDMRFFQRYHLARHTLTHTGVKPYACSVCDMRFFQRHHLARHSLTHTGVKPYACSMCDMRFFQRYHLARHTLTHTGVKPYACSMCDMRFFQRYHLARHTLTHTGVKPYACTMCDMRFIQRYQLERHSLTHTGVKPYACTMCDKRFFQRYHLARHSLTHMGVKPFACTMCDMKFFQRYHLARHSLTHTGVKPYACTMCDKRFFQRYHLARHSLTHMGVKPFACTMCDMRFVQRYHLARHSLTHTGVKPYACTMCDKRFFQRYHLARHSLTHMGVKPFACTICDMRFVQRYHLARHSLTHTGEKPFACDMCDMRFIQRYHLERHKRVHSGEKPYQCERCQQNFSRTDRLLRHRRLCQGRSVAKVENQPCCEPRPYQQEPPPAPPTWSPLHPPPGRLAV from the exons ATGTCACATCTGCCCAGCAGCTCAGTCCGCGACCATATGAAATGG GCGGGGCTGCTTGGCTGCGAAGCTGTCCTGTCCAGCATGGCCCTGATGCAGGCCAGTACAATGGCGGCTCCTCCTAAAAAAATGATGGCTCCGCTCGGCCATGCACCTCCTCAGAGAGACGGACCCGACCGTGCTCCCCAGAGCCACATGATCCTCCCTTCTGGAATGAGCTGTCCACCCCTG CTTATCAGGAAGGAAGGTGAATTCCAAGCTCCCCGCTTGCTGGATGAGAAGGACATGAGGACCAACGAAGacatgcagcagaaaaaaaagaacaggaaaTCAGTGACGCCCTGTAAAGTGAGAGAACAAGAAGGAAGGGGAGGGAAG GGCGCAGGTGGAGATGAGAATGGTCCGGCCTCCAAAGTgcagaaaaattttatttgtgatcATTGTTACGGAGCATTTAGAAGTGGATATCACCTAAAGAGACATATCCTCATTCATACAG GGGAGAAGCCGTATGCTTGTGCCGTTTGTGACATGAGGTTTATTCAGCGTTACCACCTGGAGAGACACAGCCTCATTCACACGG gggtgaaGCCGTTTGCTTGTTCCATGTGTGACATGAGGTTTTTCCAGCGTTACCACCTGGAGAGACACAGACTCACTCATACGG GGGTGAAGCCGTACGCTTGCTCCATGTGCGACATGAGGTTCTTCCAACGTTACCATCTGGCAagacacaccctcacacacactg GGGTGAAGCCATACGCTTGCTCTGTGTGTGATATGAGATTTTTCCAACGCCACCACTTGGCACGACACAGCCTCACTCACACGG GAGTGAAGCCATATGCTTGCTCCATGTGTGACATGAGATTTTTCCAGAGATACCACCTGGCAAGACACACTCTCACTCACACGG GGGTGAAGCCATACGCTTGCTCCATGTGTGACATGAGGTTCTTCCAGCGTTACCATTTGGCAAGACACACCCTCACTCATACCG gGGTGAAGCCATATGCTTGTACCATGTGTGACATGAGATTTATTCAACGTTACCAGCTGGAGAGACACAGCCTCACTCATACAG GGGTGAAGCCGTACGCTTGCACCATGTGTGACAAGAGGTTTTTTCAGCGCTACCACCTGGCGAGACACAGCCTCACTCATATGG GTGTGAAACCTTTTGCTTGCACCATGTGTGACATGAAGTTTTTTCAACGTTACCACCTGGCGAGACACAGCCTCACTCATACGG GTGTGAAACCTTATGCTTGCACCATGTGTGACAAGAGGTTTTTTCAACGCTACCACCTGGCGAGACACAGCCTCACTCATATGG GTGTGAAACCTTTTGCTTGTACCATGTGTGACATGAGGTTTGTCCAGCGTTACCACCTGGCAAGACACAGCCTCACTCATACTG GTGTGAAACCTTATGCTTGCACCATGTGTGACAAGAGGTTTTTTCAACGCTACCACCTGGCGAGACACAGCCTCACTCATATGG GTGTGAAACCTTTTGCTTGCACCATTTGTGACATGAGGTTTGTTCAGCGTTACCACCTGGCGAGACACAGCCTCACTCATACTG GAGAGAAGCCATTTGCATGTGACATGTGTGATATGAGGTTTATTCAGCGCTACCACCTTGAGAGACACAAGCGCGTTCACAGTGGGGAGAAGCCTTATCAATGCGAAAGATGCCAGCAG AACTTTTCACGCACAGACCGTCTGCTGCGACATCGGCGGTTGTGCCAGGGCCGCAGCGTAGCCAAAGTAGAGAACCAGCCATGCTGCGAACCACGCCCGTACCAGCAGGAGCCCCCGCCTGCGCCGCCAACCTGGAGCCCCCTGCACCCACCTCCGGGACGGCTGGCTGTCTGA
- the znf740a gene encoding gastrula zinc finger protein XlCGF57.1 isoform X8, with the protein MSHLPSSSVRDHMKWAGLLGCEAVLSSMALMQASTMAAPPKKMMAPLGHAPPQRDGPDRAPQSHMILPSGMSCPPLLIRKEGEFQAPRLLDEKDMRTNEDMQQKKKNRKSVTPCKVREQEGRGGKGAGGDENGPASKVQKNFICDHCYGAFRSGYHLKRHILIHTGEKPYACAVCDMRFIQRYHLERHSLIHTGVKPYACSMCDMRFFQRYHLARHTLTHTGVKPYACSVCDMRFFQRHHLARHSLTHTGVKPYACSMCDMRFFQRYHLARHTLTHTGVKPYACSMCDMRFFQRYHLARHTLTHTGVKPYACTMCDMRFIQRYQLERHSLTHTGVKPYACTMCDKRFFQRYHLARHSLTHMGVKPFACTMCDMKFFQRYHLARHSLTHTGVKPYACTMCDKRFFQRYHLARHSLTHMGVKPFACTMCDMRFVQRYHLARHSLTHTGVKPYACTMCDKRFFQRYHLARHSLTHMGVKPFACTICDMRFVQRYHLARHSLTHTGVKPFACSMCDMRFIQRNHLERHSLTHTGEKPFACDMCDMRFIQRYHLERHKRVHSGEKPYQCERCQQNFSRTDRLLRHRRLCQGRSVAKVENQPCCEPRPYQQEPPPAPPTWSPLHPPPGRLAV; encoded by the exons ATGTCACATCTGCCCAGCAGCTCAGTCCGCGACCATATGAAATGG GCGGGGCTGCTTGGCTGCGAAGCTGTCCTGTCCAGCATGGCCCTGATGCAGGCCAGTACAATGGCGGCTCCTCCTAAAAAAATGATGGCTCCGCTCGGCCATGCACCTCCTCAGAGAGACGGACCCGACCGTGCTCCCCAGAGCCACATGATCCTCCCTTCTGGAATGAGCTGTCCACCCCTG CTTATCAGGAAGGAAGGTGAATTCCAAGCTCCCCGCTTGCTGGATGAGAAGGACATGAGGACCAACGAAGacatgcagcagaaaaaaaagaacaggaaaTCAGTGACGCCCTGTAAAGTGAGAGAACAAGAAGGAAGGGGAGGGAAG GGCGCAGGTGGAGATGAGAATGGTCCGGCCTCCAAAGTgcagaaaaattttatttgtgatcATTGTTACGGAGCATTTAGAAGTGGATATCACCTAAAGAGACATATCCTCATTCATACAG GGGAGAAGCCGTATGCTTGTGCCGTTTGTGACATGAGGTTTATTCAGCGTTACCACCTGGAGAGACACAGCCTCATTCACACGG GGGTGAAGCCGTACGCTTGCTCCATGTGCGACATGAGGTTCTTCCAACGTTACCATCTGGCAagacacaccctcacacacactg GGGTGAAGCCATACGCTTGCTCTGTGTGTGATATGAGATTTTTCCAACGCCACCACTTGGCACGACACAGCCTCACTCACACGG GAGTGAAGCCATATGCTTGCTCCATGTGTGACATGAGATTTTTCCAGAGATACCACCTGGCAAGACACACTCTCACTCACACGG GGGTGAAGCCATACGCTTGCTCCATGTGTGACATGAGGTTCTTCCAGCGTTACCATTTGGCAAGACACACCCTCACTCATACCG gGGTGAAGCCATATGCTTGTACCATGTGTGACATGAGATTTATTCAACGTTACCAGCTGGAGAGACACAGCCTCACTCATACAG GGGTGAAGCCGTACGCTTGCACCATGTGTGACAAGAGGTTTTTTCAGCGCTACCACCTGGCGAGACACAGCCTCACTCATATGG GTGTGAAACCTTTTGCTTGCACCATGTGTGACATGAAGTTTTTTCAACGTTACCACCTGGCGAGACACAGCCTCACTCATACGG GTGTGAAACCTTATGCTTGCACCATGTGTGACAAGAGGTTTTTTCAACGCTACCACCTGGCGAGACACAGCCTCACTCATATGG GTGTGAAACCTTTTGCTTGTACCATGTGTGACATGAGGTTTGTCCAGCGTTACCACCTGGCAAGACACAGCCTCACTCATACTG GTGTGAAACCTTATGCTTGCACCATGTGTGACAAGAGGTTTTTTCAACGCTACCACCTGGCGAGACACAGCCTCACTCATATGG GTGTGAAACCTTTTGCTTGCACCATTTGTGACATGAGGTTTGTTCAGCGTTACCACCTGGCGAGACACAGCCTCACTCATACTG gggtgaaGCCGTTTGCTTGTTCCATGTGTGACATGAGGTTTATTCAGCGTAACCACCTGGAGAGACACAGCCTCACTCATACGG GAGAGAAGCCATTTGCATGTGACATGTGTGATATGAGGTTTATTCAGCGCTACCACCTTGAGAGACACAAGCGCGTTCACAGTGGGGAGAAGCCTTATCAATGCGAAAGATGCCAGCAG AACTTTTCACGCACAGACCGTCTGCTGCGACATCGGCGGTTGTGCCAGGGCCGCAGCGTAGCCAAAGTAGAGAACCAGCCATGCTGCGAACCACGCCCGTACCAGCAGGAGCCCCCGCCTGCGCCGCCAACCTGGAGCCCCCTGCACCCACCTCCGGGACGGCTGGCTGTCTGA